From Paraburkholderia fungorum, the proteins below share one genomic window:
- a CDS encoding type II secretion system F family protein, which produces MKPIFYASIVLLFVAVALAMEGVYEYWNSRHGPAARRVDSRIRAVSAGGQVSRERLSILKTRMLAGSSWSESLMLRVPRVHAIDLFLQQSGLTWTVARLIGTCAVMPPLVLLLGSLVAAPLVLTAGAAAFCAMLPVLYVKRHRNRRIRQLERQLPDVCDMLARALRSGHAFTGAIDMVSTEFPEPMSGEFRITFDEINYGVSISEALTNLATRVPIRDLRYFVIAVLIQRETGGNLSEVLDSIAALIRERARLFDKVRVLSAEGRMSAWVLSLLPFVTAVLLMLVNPGFMDVLWEDPVGIRMVGVVFTSMVFGMLWMRHIVRIRV; this is translated from the coding sequence ATGAAGCCGATTTTCTACGCATCGATCGTTTTGTTGTTCGTTGCCGTGGCGCTGGCAATGGAAGGCGTCTACGAATACTGGAACAGCCGGCATGGACCGGCCGCACGCCGCGTCGATTCGCGGATTCGCGCGGTATCGGCGGGCGGACAGGTCAGCCGGGAGCGCCTCTCGATTCTGAAGACGCGCATGCTGGCCGGTTCGTCGTGGTCGGAAAGCCTCATGTTGCGCGTGCCGCGCGTGCATGCCATCGATCTGTTTCTGCAGCAGTCGGGACTGACGTGGACGGTGGCGCGGCTCATCGGTACATGTGCGGTCATGCCGCCGCTCGTGCTGCTGCTGGGCAGCCTGGTCGCCGCGCCGCTGGTTCTGACGGCGGGCGCCGCCGCGTTCTGCGCGATGCTGCCGGTGCTGTATGTGAAGCGCCACCGCAACAGGCGCATCCGCCAACTCGAACGGCAACTGCCGGATGTCTGCGACATGCTGGCCCGCGCATTGCGCTCGGGGCACGCATTTACTGGTGCGATCGACATGGTGAGCACCGAGTTCCCGGAGCCGATGAGCGGCGAATTCCGCATTACGTTCGATGAAATCAATTACGGCGTGTCGATCAGCGAAGCGTTGACGAATCTCGCGACACGCGTGCCGATTCGCGATTTGCGCTACTTCGTGATCGCCGTGCTGATCCAGCGCGAGACGGGCGGCAATCTTTCCGAAGTGCTCGACAGCATTGCCGCGCTGATCCGCGAACGGGCAAGGCTGTTCGACAAGGTTCGCGTTCTCTCTGCCGAAGGCAGGATGTCGGCCTGGGTGCTGAGCCTGCTGCCGTTCGTCACGGCGGTCCTGTTGATGCTGGTCAATCCGGGCTTTATGGACGTGCTGTGGGAAGACCCGGTGGGGATCAGGATGGTTGGGGTCGTCTTTACGTCGATGGTGTTCGGGATGCTCTGGATGCGGCACATCGTCAGGATCCGGGTGTAG
- a CDS encoding AAA family ATPase — protein sequence MINVLALSEDSTRLAQIVRLIGECGGCRTTRATGKPSRLSERGDSLDAFDVLMVDAESLTDAELAVVESLHHAHARLTCILVTPDTSSPTLIAAMRAGFRDVLGWPLDSRPLSEALRRAQAQCAPGHAHDTRILSFMSCKGGAGTSFIASNVAHAIASSAQKRVLLIDLNQQFADAAFLVSDETPPSTLPQICSQIERMDLAFFDASLVHVSEHFHILAGAGDPIKAAELQDDRLEWILGVAVPRYDFVLFDLGQTINQLSMLALDSSEQIHIVLQASMPHVRAGRRLQEILGSLGYASDQMRLLLNRYTRHAERPRAALEQVLGMQAWQVIPEDAAVVSDAMNQGLPVLTTARKSDVARSLQTLAQNIVGGVPASGRQPAGRTSLLSRLVSRPASPKLETM from the coding sequence ATGATCAATGTCCTGGCCCTCTCTGAAGACAGCACCCGGCTCGCGCAGATCGTGCGTCTGATCGGCGAATGCGGCGGTTGCCGGACCACCCGCGCGACCGGCAAGCCGTCGCGTCTGAGCGAACGGGGCGACAGTCTCGATGCGTTCGATGTGCTGATGGTCGACGCGGAGTCGCTCACCGACGCCGAACTTGCCGTCGTCGAGAGTCTGCATCACGCGCATGCGCGGCTCACCTGCATTCTGGTGACGCCCGACACGTCGTCGCCAACCCTGATCGCCGCCATGCGCGCGGGTTTTCGCGACGTGCTCGGCTGGCCGCTCGATTCACGGCCGCTGAGCGAAGCGCTGCGCCGCGCGCAGGCCCAATGCGCGCCCGGCCACGCGCACGACACGCGGATCCTTTCGTTCATGTCGTGCAAGGGCGGCGCGGGCACCAGCTTTATCGCCAGCAACGTGGCGCACGCGATTGCGAGCAGCGCGCAAAAGCGCGTATTGCTGATCGATCTCAACCAGCAATTCGCCGACGCCGCTTTTCTCGTGTCCGATGAAACGCCGCCTTCGACATTGCCGCAAATCTGTTCTCAGATAGAGCGCATGGATCTCGCGTTTTTCGATGCGAGCCTCGTGCATGTCAGCGAGCACTTTCACATCCTGGCGGGCGCGGGCGACCCGATCAAGGCGGCCGAACTGCAGGACGACCGGCTCGAATGGATTCTCGGCGTGGCGGTGCCGCGTTACGACTTCGTGCTGTTCGACCTCGGCCAGACCATCAATCAACTGTCGATGCTCGCGCTCGACAGCAGCGAGCAGATCCATATCGTGCTGCAGGCGAGCATGCCGCATGTGCGGGCCGGCCGCAGGCTGCAGGAGATTCTCGGTTCGCTCGGCTATGCATCCGATCAGATGCGGCTCCTGCTGAACCGCTACACGCGCCATGCCGAGCGTCCGCGCGCGGCGCTCGAACAGGTGCTGGGCATGCAGGCGTGGCAGGTCATTCCAGAAGATGCGGCAGTCGTATCGGACGCGATGAATCAGGGCTTGCCGGTTCTGACGACCGCTCGTAAAAGCGACGTCGCGCGCAGCCTGCAAACGCTCGCGCAAAACATTGTGGGCGGCGTGCCGGCATCGGGGCGGCAGCCCGCGGGACGCACGTCGTTGTTGTCGCGGCTGGTTAGCCGTCCGGCGTCGCCGAAACTCGAAACGATGTAA
- a CDS encoding type II and III secretion system protein family protein, with translation MKTELGFSSGSRTRRRALSGTVLAAALCAAMGMAQNGAAQVMNGAPGPGQGAANAPLPVGRGPVPMMISMAPMSAAPSAGGKSIGNAPLSGPSCTGEITDESSVAVPVGKSALVPLAEPARNRTLGNPIVAQATLVSARTLYVVGMTVGTTNMIVQGRSGRCQIIDVIVNVDSDGLQRTLQQLLPSEHNIRVSSAAGNFVLAGNVSNPQAAQQAVEIANAFAGAQPTQQQQASTTNFAGAAASLSQQSSSVSKPSEIINMMTVGSPQQVMLEVKVAEVSKTLLNQLGAAVNIQGGFGSWTGALVSSLLAGVGNGIAVSKANNRPFNIAVDAQKSDSLGKILAEPNLVTLSGQEASFLAGGRVFIPVPQSNGTGGSTITLQEEEFGVGLKFTPTVLAGSRINLKVAPEVSELSPTGVTVTSSGTSGSAILPLITTRRAATTVQMNDGESFAIGGLIQNNITGSLKAVPGIGEVPVLGALFRSTSFQQDRTELVFIITVHLVKPLPSGDYPLPTDSFHPTSDAAVYATGNMEGRQPRPAAPASAAPNAPQAPAPAPVPESNTPAALSPRDTQVGREPAVAVGSPESAGASMATPLSPANAPSVSGAAPNPDATQQRSATGDQQVLAKAGATPPADAR, from the coding sequence ATGAAAACAGAACTGGGGTTCTCATCCGGCAGCCGCACGCGTCGTCGCGCGCTGAGCGGGACAGTGCTCGCTGCAGCGCTGTGCGCTGCAATGGGCATGGCGCAAAACGGCGCAGCGCAGGTGATGAACGGAGCACCTGGGCCCGGTCAGGGCGCGGCGAATGCGCCGTTGCCGGTTGGGCGCGGTCCCGTGCCGATGATGATCAGCATGGCGCCGATGTCGGCCGCACCGTCGGCCGGCGGCAAGTCGATCGGCAATGCGCCGTTGAGTGGCCCAAGCTGCACAGGCGAGATCACCGATGAATCGAGCGTCGCGGTCCCGGTCGGCAAGTCGGCGCTCGTGCCGCTTGCCGAACCGGCACGCAACCGCACGCTCGGCAACCCGATCGTCGCGCAGGCCACGCTGGTGTCCGCGCGCACGCTCTACGTCGTTGGCATGACGGTCGGCACGACCAACATGATCGTGCAGGGACGCAGCGGCCGCTGCCAGATCATCGACGTCATCGTCAATGTCGATTCGGACGGACTGCAGCGAACCTTGCAGCAACTGTTGCCGTCCGAGCACAACATTCGCGTTTCGTCCGCCGCCGGCAATTTCGTGCTGGCGGGCAATGTGTCGAATCCGCAGGCCGCGCAGCAGGCGGTGGAGATCGCCAACGCATTCGCGGGCGCGCAACCGACCCAGCAACAGCAGGCGAGCACCACGAACTTCGCCGGCGCGGCCGCCAGCCTGAGTCAGCAGAGTTCGAGCGTCAGCAAGCCATCAGAGATCATCAACATGATGACGGTTGGTTCGCCCCAGCAGGTGATGCTCGAAGTCAAGGTCGCCGAAGTCTCGAAGACCCTGCTCAACCAGTTGGGCGCGGCGGTCAATATCCAGGGCGGCTTCGGGTCGTGGACCGGCGCGCTGGTGAGCAGCCTGCTCGCGGGCGTGGGTAACGGCATCGCCGTCAGCAAGGCGAACAACCGGCCGTTCAACATCGCCGTCGATGCGCAGAAGAGCGACAGCCTCGGCAAGATTCTCGCAGAGCCCAATCTCGTGACGCTCAGCGGTCAGGAAGCGTCGTTCCTCGCCGGTGGCAGGGTCTTCATTCCGGTGCCGCAAAGCAACGGCACCGGCGGCTCGACCATCACGCTGCAGGAAGAAGAATTCGGCGTAGGTCTGAAATTCACACCGACCGTGCTGGCGGGCAGCCGCATCAATCTGAAGGTCGCGCCTGAGGTCTCCGAACTGTCGCCGACCGGGGTCACCGTGACCTCATCCGGCACCAGCGGCTCGGCGATCCTGCCGCTCATCACGACCCGGCGCGCGGCGACCACCGTACAGATGAACGACGGCGAAAGCTTCGCGATCGGTGGGCTGATCCAGAACAACATTACGGGCTCGCTCAAGGCGGTTCCGGGTATCGGTGAAGTACCGGTGCTGGGCGCGCTGTTTCGCAGCACGTCGTTCCAGCAGGACCGCACGGAACTCGTTTTCATCATCACCGTGCATCTCGTGAAGCCTCTGCCGAGCGGCGATTATCCGCTGCCGACCGACAGTTTCCACCCGACCTCCGACGCTGCCGTCTACGCCACCGGCAACATGGAAGGCCGTCAGCCGCGACCGGCTGCCCCGGCATCCGCTGCGCCGAATGCGCCGCAAGCGCCGGCACCTGCACCGGTACCGGAGTCGAACACGCCGGCTGCGTTGTCGCCGCGCGATACGCAGGTCGGCCGGGAGCCTGCGGTGGCAGTCGGCTCGCCGGAGAGTGCGGGGGCGTCGATGGCGACACCGCTGTCACCCGCTAACGCACCTTCCGTCAGCGGCGCCGCACCGAATCCCGATGCGACGCAGCAGCGGTCCGCAACGGGCGATCAGCAGGTACTCGCCAAAGCGGGCGCAACCCCTCCCGCAGATGCACGTTAA
- a CDS encoding type II secretion system F family protein — protein MQTLNVTQMLLLAAVFAVVFAAAFGVMHFFAPRDLRRRIEQAGGAQVAAGGGETLESPDIPWFERLAEISQPLSRLSLPKDGWEKSALRLHLMNAGWRSPSAAPVYFAAKTALAVVLPMLGLLWLLGASIDATTNERLVILTIVGALGFYLPNIVLTRRIAWRKRVLVEDFPDALDLMTVCVESGLGLDASLMRVSDEIRLSSPVVASELELMLLEMRSGFSKEKALRNFSLRTGVEDIDSFSAMLVQAERFGTSVGASLRVLSDTLRTRRRMRAEEKAAKIAVKLLFPLIFCIFPALLAVLLGPAMIHIVREVFPSMGVVSF, from the coding sequence ATGCAAACGCTCAACGTGACGCAGATGCTGCTGCTCGCTGCGGTCTTCGCCGTTGTGTTCGCCGCCGCATTCGGCGTGATGCACTTTTTCGCGCCACGCGACCTGCGTCGGCGGATCGAGCAGGCGGGCGGCGCGCAGGTTGCGGCAGGAGGCGGCGAGACACTGGAGTCGCCGGATATTCCCTGGTTTGAAAGGCTCGCGGAGATTTCACAGCCGCTATCCAGATTGTCCCTTCCGAAAGACGGCTGGGAGAAATCCGCGCTGCGGCTGCATCTGATGAACGCGGGCTGGCGATCGCCCAGCGCTGCGCCGGTCTACTTCGCCGCCAAGACCGCGCTGGCCGTCGTGTTGCCGATGCTGGGGTTGCTCTGGCTGCTCGGCGCATCGATCGATGCAACGACCAATGAACGCCTGGTGATCCTGACGATTGTGGGCGCGCTGGGTTTTTATCTGCCGAACATCGTGCTGACCCGGCGCATTGCGTGGCGCAAGCGGGTTCTGGTCGAAGACTTTCCCGATGCGCTCGATCTGATGACGGTTTGCGTCGAATCCGGTCTGGGCCTGGATGCATCGCTGATGCGAGTGAGCGATGAAATCAGACTGAGCAGTCCGGTGGTGGCAAGCGAGCTTGAACTGATGCTGCTGGAAATGCGTTCGGGGTTCTCGAAGGAAAAAGCGTTGCGCAATTTTTCGCTTCGCACAGGCGTGGAAGATATCGATTCGTTTAGCGCGATGCTGGTTCAGGCGGAGCGTTTCGGCACGAGCGTGGGGGCGTCGCTGAGAGTGTTGTCCGACACGCTGCGTACACGGCGGCGTATGCGCGCGGAAGAGAAGGCCGCCAAAATCGCGGTGAAACTGCTGTTCCCGCTTATTTTCTGCATTTTCCCGGCGCTACTCGCGGTGTTGCTGGGGCCGGCGATGATTCATATCGTCCGTGAAGTGTTTCCGAGTATGGGCGTCGTCTCGTTTTGA
- a CDS encoding pilus assembly protein TadG-related protein has product MRRNLKCRATPAKQRGAVTVVVALSMVVLLGFAALAVDYGYLAYSQKRLQSATDAAALAGAVDLWTQPWTTVVTNAQAFTAGQGNTIPGGVNAATATITGLTLSSVTLPYKQAVSGYNGIKVTQQATVPMFFAKALGLKSQTISATSQAAAGGGSEPALYNVMIILDTTKSMSTTTDSNCKNSKGVAQTRLQCAQAGALQLLTGLTNAGDKVGLMAFPPQTSSTYNFSCSGKAATIASSYSATGASYQIASASTGYLGSNMQANTSSAIVQALGGGSCSGLPAPGGLGTFYAQAITAAQTSLAATASTENPPGQNVIILLSDGIAESSIAQLGSTYSSTYGSECQAAINAASAVKSNTGTLIYTVAYLGGEAASAPGCGDGNDKLTACNTMAAIATNSSYFYSDTCSNAAGGTNSLNSLFTQIAYSLTKPRLIPLNAS; this is encoded by the coding sequence ATGAGAAGAAATCTGAAGTGTCGTGCTACGCCGGCGAAGCAACGGGGCGCCGTCACCGTGGTGGTGGCTTTATCGATGGTTGTTCTGTTGGGTTTTGCCGCGCTTGCCGTCGATTACGGTTATCTGGCTTATAGCCAAAAACGCTTGCAGAGCGCGACGGATGCCGCCGCGCTGGCAGGAGCCGTCGACCTCTGGACGCAACCGTGGACGACGGTCGTCACTAACGCACAGGCGTTCACGGCGGGGCAGGGCAACACCATTCCAGGCGGCGTCAACGCAGCGACCGCGACGATCACCGGGCTGACGTTGTCCAGCGTGACGTTGCCGTACAAACAGGCGGTATCGGGATACAACGGCATTAAGGTGACGCAACAGGCGACTGTGCCGATGTTTTTCGCCAAGGCGTTGGGCTTGAAATCGCAGACGATCAGCGCCACCTCGCAGGCCGCCGCGGGGGGCGGTTCCGAACCCGCTCTCTATAACGTGATGATCATTCTCGACACCACGAAATCGATGAGTACCACCACCGACAGCAATTGCAAGAATTCAAAAGGCGTCGCGCAGACAAGACTGCAGTGCGCGCAGGCTGGCGCGCTGCAATTGCTGACCGGCTTGACCAATGCCGGCGACAAGGTCGGATTGATGGCGTTTCCGCCGCAAACCTCGTCGACCTATAACTTCTCGTGCTCGGGCAAGGCGGCCACCATCGCCAGCAGTTATTCGGCTACGGGTGCCAGTTACCAGATCGCATCCGCGAGCACGGGCTATCTCGGCTCCAACATGCAGGCGAATACCAGCTCCGCGATCGTTCAGGCGCTGGGTGGCGGGAGTTGCTCCGGGTTGCCGGCGCCGGGCGGCCTCGGCACGTTTTACGCTCAGGCGATTACGGCGGCGCAAACATCGCTGGCCGCAACTGCATCGACGGAAAACCCGCCCGGACAGAACGTGATCATTCTGCTGAGCGACGGAATAGCGGAGTCTTCGATCGCTCAACTGGGCAGCACGTACAGCAGCACCTATGGAAGTGAGTGCCAGGCGGCTATCAACGCGGCTTCTGCCGTCAAGAGCAATACGGGAACCTTGATCTATACCGTTGCTTATCTCGGTGGCGAGGCAGCGTCGGCGCCGGGTTGTGGCGATGGTAACGACAAACTCACCGCCTGCAATACGATGGCCGCCATCGCGACGAACTCGTCGTATTTCTATTCCGATACGTGTTCGAATGCCGCTGGTGGAACCAATAGTCTGAATTCCTTGTTTACGCAGATTGCCTATAGTCTGACAAAGCCACGGTTGATTCCACTGAATGCTTCGTGA
- a CDS encoding CpaF family protein — MSLRQQLSAQRNPPLGALPDQADPGAGMMRAAYQKLKREVHQAVLERVELERLSRLPADQVRQEIAALIGRILEDQKAPANDLERRQLVVDVHDEMFGFGPLEVLLRDPTVSDILVNTHRHTYVERRGRLEATDVTFYDDAHLMKVIEKIVSGVGRHIDESSPMVDARLPDGSRVNAIIRPCAIDGPLLSIRRFAVKPLEVFDLVELQSLTPPMAEVLDALARAKVNILVSGGTGSGKTTLLNVLSGFIPADERIVTIEDAAELQLRQPHVLRLETRSANIEGRGEITQRTLVRNALRMRPDRIILGEVRGAEALDMLNAMNTGHEGSLSTIHANTPRDALTRLENMISLGGLSLPTKTMRQQIASAISVVVQAVRLTDGRRKIVSISELTGLEGDMINMQEIFVFKRSGVDSKGTVRGHFCATGVRPKFAERLQAFGVAPSDQIYDPARRFETT; from the coding sequence ATGTCGCTTCGTCAACAGCTTTCCGCGCAACGCAACCCGCCGTTGGGCGCTTTACCGGACCAGGCCGATCCGGGTGCGGGCATGATGCGCGCAGCGTATCAGAAGCTCAAGCGCGAGGTTCATCAGGCCGTGCTCGAACGCGTCGAACTGGAGCGTCTGTCGCGCCTGCCCGCCGATCAGGTCCGGCAGGAAATCGCCGCGCTGATCGGCCGCATTCTCGAAGATCAGAAGGCGCCCGCTAATGATCTCGAACGCAGGCAACTCGTCGTCGACGTACACGACGAGATGTTCGGCTTCGGACCGCTCGAAGTCCTGTTGCGCGACCCGACCGTGTCGGACATTCTGGTCAATACGCACCGACATACCTATGTCGAACGGCGCGGGCGTCTCGAAGCGACTGACGTGACGTTCTACGACGACGCGCATCTGATGAAGGTGATCGAGAAAATCGTCTCCGGCGTCGGGCGGCATATCGACGAATCGAGCCCGATGGTCGATGCGCGTCTGCCGGACGGCTCGCGCGTGAACGCGATCATCCGGCCATGCGCGATCGACGGCCCGCTGCTGTCGATCCGCCGCTTCGCGGTCAAACCGCTCGAGGTGTTCGACCTCGTCGAATTGCAGAGCCTGACGCCGCCGATGGCAGAAGTGCTCGATGCGCTCGCACGCGCCAAGGTCAACATTCTGGTGTCGGGCGGCACGGGCAGCGGCAAGACCACACTGCTCAACGTTCTCTCGGGTTTCATTCCCGCCGACGAACGCATCGTCACGATCGAAGATGCGGCCGAACTGCAATTGCGCCAGCCGCACGTGCTGCGGCTGGAGACGCGCTCGGCGAACATCGAAGGACGCGGCGAGATCACGCAGCGCACACTGGTGCGCAACGCGCTGCGGATGCGGCCCGACCGGATCATTCTCGGCGAAGTGCGCGGCGCCGAGGCGCTCGACATGCTCAACGCAATGAACACCGGCCACGAAGGCTCGCTGTCCACGATCCACGCCAATACGCCGCGCGATGCGCTCACGCGGCTCGAAAACATGATCAGTCTCGGCGGCCTGTCGCTGCCGACCAAAACCATGCGTCAGCAGATTGCTTCGGCGATCTCGGTGGTCGTGCAGGCCGTCAGACTGACCGATGGCCGCCGCAAGATCGTCAGCATCTCTGAGCTGACCGGACTCGAAGGCGACATGATCAACATGCAGGAGATCTTCGTTTTCAAACGCTCCGGTGTCGATTCGAAAGGCACGGTTCGCGGACACTTCTGCGCGACCGGCGTGCGGCCGAAGTTCGCCGAGCGTTTGCAGGCATTCGGTGTCGCGCCATCGGATCAGATCTACGATCCGGCCCGTCGGTTCGAAACGACATGA
- a CDS encoding MFS transporter produces the protein MLASCLNFLTRSTLAVTAPTLTTQLHLTAQQYSYVLSAFTITNALQPITGYVIDVIGLKVGFALFCVAWSVITMSHGLVHSWQGLAVARGLMGLPEGAVHPAGMKATSQWFPAKERGLAGGIYNIGASLGSMLAPPLVVWATLFYNWQFAFVFTGGLGFIWLALWLWLYDSPEKHRAISSREKEYILSGQEKHLQASAARPSIYSIIRQRNFWGIALPRFLADPTWITLSFWLPLYLSTVRHMDLKQIALFAWLPFLAADIGSVFGGALVGALLKYTKMSVVNARRCAFTFGALMMLPVPLVGFVAHPLTAIALLCLGGFAHQTLSVTVITMSSDLFRKNEVATVTGCVGTISAIGQFCFTLIVGAVVGHVGYTPIFILLAVFDLIGAAVLWTFVRVKLDAIIPTAHVAETCPTLLEQ, from the coding sequence ATGCTTGCGTCATGCCTGAATTTCCTGACGAGAAGCACGCTTGCGGTCACTGCTCCAACGCTCACCACGCAGTTGCATCTAACCGCGCAGCAGTACTCGTATGTGCTGAGCGCCTTTACGATCACAAACGCACTACAGCCGATCACCGGTTATGTCATCGATGTCATTGGGCTGAAGGTCGGCTTTGCGCTGTTCTGCGTCGCGTGGTCGGTCATCACCATGTCTCATGGCCTGGTCCACTCCTGGCAAGGCCTGGCGGTGGCACGAGGGCTCATGGGATTGCCCGAGGGCGCCGTCCATCCGGCGGGGATGAAGGCCACGTCGCAATGGTTTCCCGCGAAGGAACGAGGTCTCGCGGGCGGCATCTACAACATCGGTGCGTCGTTGGGTTCGATGCTCGCGCCGCCGCTCGTCGTCTGGGCAACGCTGTTCTATAACTGGCAGTTCGCGTTCGTGTTCACGGGCGGGCTCGGCTTTATATGGCTGGCTCTCTGGCTGTGGCTCTATGACTCGCCGGAGAAACACCGCGCCATTTCATCGCGCGAGAAGGAATACATACTTTCCGGTCAGGAAAAGCATTTGCAGGCGAGCGCTGCGCGACCGTCCATTTATTCGATCATCCGGCAACGCAATTTCTGGGGTATCGCCTTGCCGCGATTTCTCGCTGACCCAACGTGGATCACGCTCAGCTTCTGGCTGCCGCTTTATCTGAGTACCGTGCGACATATGGATCTCAAGCAAATTGCCTTGTTTGCATGGCTACCATTTCTCGCGGCAGATATCGGCAGCGTCTTCGGTGGAGCGCTCGTCGGAGCACTGCTTAAATATACGAAGATGAGCGTGGTCAACGCCCGACGATGTGCGTTTACCTTCGGTGCCTTGATGATGTTGCCCGTACCGCTCGTCGGCTTTGTTGCGCATCCTTTGACGGCGATTGCACTGCTATGTTTGGGCGGCTTTGCTCATCAGACGTTATCGGTGACGGTTATCACCATGTCGAGTGACCTGTTCCGCAAAAACGAGGTTGCGACTGTGACGGGATGCGTGGGGACCATTAGCGCTATTGGTCAATTCTGCTTTACGTTGATCGTCGGAGCGGTGGTTGGCCACGTTGGATACACACCGATTTTCATTCTTCTGGCGGTATTCGATCTGATCGGCGCGGCTGTGCTATGGACGTTCGTTCGCGTCAAGCTCGACGCGATCATTCCGACCGCTCATGTGGCGGAAACGTGTCCGACGCTGCTGGAACAGTAG
- a CDS encoding TadE/TadG family type IV pilus assembly protein: MKRKNQHGGAAVEFALVLPILLALLFGTVQFGWLVNNYLTLTNAASLGARLLASERGYAKPYTDTQQAILSSTASLTSALTITMSVGGSTCSSDSTCAAALGTSTVAPTAGTQAKISLGYSFSPIFSGTLFNLKSIMPTSLSANMSEIVQ, encoded by the coding sequence ATGAAACGGAAAAATCAGCACGGCGGAGCGGCGGTGGAGTTCGCTCTTGTGCTCCCCATCCTGCTTGCGTTGCTGTTCGGCACGGTGCAATTCGGCTGGCTGGTGAACAACTATCTGACGTTGACGAATGCGGCCTCGCTTGGTGCACGCTTGCTGGCCTCGGAGCGCGGCTACGCCAAGCCCTATACCGATACGCAACAGGCAATCCTGAGTTCCACGGCCTCGTTGACAAGCGCGCTGACCATCACGATGAGCGTGGGCGGCAGCACCTGTTCGAGCGACAGCACTTGCGCGGCCGCGTTAGGAACATCGACCGTTGCGCCGACCGCTGGAACACAGGCGAAGATATCGCTCGGATACTCGTTTTCGCCCATTTTCAGCGGCACTTTATTCAACCTCAAGTCGATCATGCCGACCAGCCTGAGCGCGAATATGTCCGAGATCGTGCAATGA
- a CDS encoding TadE/TadG family type IV pilus assembly protein, with amino-acid sequence MTLQKQKGIAAVELAITLPVLLLIVLGLAQFGWMLSNYVMVSNAASAGARYFAAQRGTTNPYTGTQAQVQTSAAVLNSSNLSITASVNGGNCTSDAACAADLTSAASGAAVANAVVTVTYSNFSPLFKGSLSGLYSMMPSALVATAVERVQ; translated from the coding sequence ATGACGTTACAGAAACAGAAGGGCATCGCTGCCGTCGAGCTTGCCATCACGCTCCCTGTGCTTCTGCTGATCGTGCTGGGGCTCGCGCAATTCGGCTGGATGCTCAGCAACTACGTGATGGTCTCGAATGCCGCATCGGCGGGCGCTCGCTATTTCGCTGCGCAGCGCGGCACGACGAATCCCTATACCGGTACGCAGGCCCAGGTGCAAACGTCGGCGGCGGTGTTGAACAGCAGCAACCTGTCGATCACGGCGTCGGTCAATGGCGGCAACTGCACGAGCGATGCAGCGTGCGCCGCCGATCTGACGAGTGCCGCAAGCGGAGCCGCCGTTGCGAACGCGGTCGTGACGGTTACGTATAGCAATTTTTCGCCTTTATTCAAGGGCTCTTTGTCCGGTCTCTATTCGATGATGCCATCGGCGCTCGTCGCGACGGCAGTCGAGCGCGTGCAATAG